One genomic region from Cardinium endosymbiont of Dermatophagoides farinae encodes:
- the leuS gene encoding leucine--tRNA ligase yields the protein MQPYTFTEIEKKWQNRWKKEKSIVDGSALTTKDLPRYYILNMFPYPSGSGLHVGHYMGYVASDILSRYYKHGGYHVMNPMGFDAFGLPAEQYAIQTGQHPAITTAKNIEKYIAQFQQVALDFDWDRSVNTSEPAYYKWTQWIFLQMFNAWYNIDTQKAAPIETLIEAFTRHGNTKVKAACDDHTPIFSAEEWNAFSETEQQTKLLHYRLAYLKDSIVNWCEGLGTVLANEEVKDGFSERGGYPVTRKKMKQWSLRMTAYAERLLNDLETLNWPLSTKEMQCNWIGKSQGAEITFRVQGQRGETISVFTTRPETIFGACFIALAPEHPWASFMAKQTGNVELSAYIEQSKNRSDRSRLAETNFLSGVFVGACVIHPFTGAPLPIWVADYVLPSYGTGAIMGVPAHDKRDYTFAQSFDLLTLPVIESSMLIEEGPYEEAKGKMINSDFLNGLSVPEAAEKAVQKLTQIRIGRYKVHYRLQDPIFSRQRYWGEPFPIFYKENGLPYALSQDQLPLVLPEVSSYKPSKSGEPPLGNALHWSTPDGYPLDFHTMPGWAGSSWYFLRYMDPHNIETFLSKKKAAYWKGVDFYIGGAEHATGHLLYARFWTKLLYDLGHIDIQEPFPKLVHQGMIQKSTAMAYRLKDKNILVSAGLAPKYDVVPIYIPIDFVQNDVLNLDALRNWRPEFANVRFLLEGGKYICGGKMEKMSKSKYNVVDPDRVIAQYGADALRLYLMFLGPLEQSKPWDLSGIEGVFRFLNKVWRFVHHAKASWATAELPQEMVKTIHQTIKKVTESIQKCSFNTAISSLMICLNRLSTFERVPQSVVEDFILLLEPFAPYIAAELWERIGKSGSITAVAFPRWNEAYLEEKSFEYAIAVNGKVRAKMVFDYDASSVAIEKAVLSNAVIQKWMAGKLPKNVVVVPKKMVNVVLP from the coding sequence ATGCAACCTTATACTTTTACCGAAATAGAAAAAAAATGGCAAAATAGATGGAAAAAAGAAAAATCTATTGTAGATGGCAGCGCTTTGACTACTAAAGATCTGCCCAGGTATTATATACTTAATATGTTTCCTTACCCTTCAGGATCAGGGCTTCATGTGGGGCACTACATGGGATATGTCGCCTCAGATATATTATCCCGTTATTATAAGCATGGTGGTTACCATGTTATGAATCCAATGGGGTTTGATGCTTTTGGCCTGCCTGCTGAGCAGTATGCCATCCAAACCGGTCAGCATCCCGCCATTACCACTGCTAAAAATATAGAAAAATATATTGCACAATTTCAACAAGTTGCCTTGGACTTTGATTGGGATAGATCAGTCAATACCAGTGAACCTGCCTATTATAAATGGACACAGTGGATATTCTTACAAATGTTCAATGCTTGGTACAATATTGATACGCAAAAAGCAGCCCCTATTGAGACACTGATTGAAGCATTTACGCGCCACGGCAATACCAAGGTAAAGGCTGCTTGTGACGACCATACACCTATTTTTTCAGCCGAGGAATGGAACGCATTTTCTGAAACAGAACAACAAACCAAACTATTGCATTATCGATTGGCTTATCTAAAAGATAGCATTGTCAACTGGTGTGAAGGATTGGGTACTGTTTTGGCCAATGAGGAAGTTAAAGATGGTTTTTCTGAACGAGGGGGTTATCCAGTTACACGCAAAAAGATGAAGCAGTGGAGTTTACGTATGACCGCCTATGCAGAGCGTTTGCTAAACGATCTAGAGACCTTAAATTGGCCCCTTTCCACTAAAGAGATGCAATGCAATTGGATAGGTAAGTCTCAAGGTGCAGAAATTACCTTTAGGGTACAGGGACAGCGAGGGGAGACCATTTCGGTTTTTACCACACGACCTGAAACGATTTTTGGCGCTTGTTTTATTGCTTTGGCACCTGAGCACCCTTGGGCTAGTTTTATGGCTAAACAGACAGGTAATGTAGAACTGAGTGCTTATATCGAGCAATCTAAAAATCGCTCAGACCGAAGCCGTCTTGCAGAAACTAACTTTTTAAGCGGTGTATTTGTAGGTGCTTGTGTCATCCATCCTTTTACCGGTGCGCCATTGCCTATCTGGGTGGCAGATTATGTATTGCCTAGCTATGGCACCGGTGCTATTATGGGTGTGCCTGCTCATGATAAACGAGATTATACCTTTGCACAATCTTTTGATTTGTTAACCTTACCTGTAATAGAAAGTAGCATGCTGATAGAAGAGGGTCCCTATGAAGAAGCTAAAGGCAAGATGATTAACTCTGACTTTCTAAATGGACTTTCAGTACCAGAAGCTGCTGAGAAAGCGGTGCAAAAGCTTACGCAAATAAGGATTGGGCGCTATAAGGTGCACTATAGATTGCAAGATCCTATATTTAGCCGACAACGTTATTGGGGAGAACCTTTTCCAATATTTTATAAAGAAAACGGTCTTCCTTATGCCCTTTCTCAGGACCAACTGCCCCTGGTATTACCAGAGGTAAGTAGTTATAAACCAAGCAAATCTGGTGAACCTCCATTGGGTAATGCATTGCATTGGTCTACACCAGATGGATACCCTTTAGATTTCCATACGATGCCAGGTTGGGCAGGTTCTAGCTGGTATTTTTTGCGGTATATGGATCCACATAATATAGAGACTTTTCTCAGCAAGAAAAAAGCAGCCTATTGGAAAGGTGTAGATTTCTATATAGGTGGCGCAGAACATGCAACGGGTCATCTCCTTTATGCACGCTTTTGGACCAAGCTATTGTATGATTTGGGCCACATTGATATACAGGAACCATTCCCAAAACTGGTTCATCAAGGAATGATTCAAAAAAGTACCGCAATGGCATACCGCTTAAAAGATAAAAATATATTGGTTAGCGCTGGGCTTGCACCCAAATATGATGTGGTTCCTATATATATTCCAATAGATTTTGTGCAAAACGATGTGTTAAACCTAGATGCATTAAGGAATTGGCGTCCTGAGTTTGCAAATGTGCGCTTCCTACTAGAAGGGGGTAAATATATATGTGGGGGCAAAATGGAAAAAATGTCTAAGTCTAAATATAATGTGGTAGACCCAGATCGGGTTATTGCCCAATATGGCGCGGATGCGTTGCGTTTATATTTGATGTTTTTAGGACCATTGGAACAATCTAAGCCATGGGATTTGTCTGGTATAGAAGGGGTCTTTCGTTTTCTAAATAAGGTATGGCGCTTTGTGCATCATGCCAAAGCTTCGTGGGCAACTGCTGAGCTACCCCAGGAAATGGTTAAAACAATCCATCAAACTATTAAAAAGGTCACGGAGTCGATTCAAAAGTGTTCTTTTAATACGGCTATCAGTAGTTTAATGATCTGTCTCAATAGGTTGTCAACCTTTGAAAGGGTACCGCAATCTGTTGTAGAAGATTTTATTCTGCTCTTGGAACCTTTTGCACCTTACATCGCTGCTGAGCTATGGGAAAGGATAGGAAAAAGTGGTAGTATTACAGCGGTAGCTTTTCCACGTTGGAATGAAGCCTATTTAGAAGAGAAAAGTTTTGAATATGCTATTGCAGTCAATGGTAAAGTACGTGCTAAAATGGTTTTTGACTATGATGCATCATCTGTGGCTATAGAAAAAGCAGTATTATCTAACGCAGTCATTCAAAAATGGATGGCGGGTAAACTACCTAAAAATGTAGTGGTTGTGCCCAAAAAAATGGTGAATGTGGTCTTGCCATAA
- the pheS gene encoding phenylalanine--tRNA ligase subunit alpha: MMMDRIAQLREKIESVVIKDKATLESFRRDFISKKGSIAALFEAFRQLPTEAKKAMGPALNGLKEQAEKKFKHAASILEAAAVPSTQQPVDGTLPAFGATIGSLHPLTIVQNKIISIFQRIGFNLAEGPEIVGDWHNFTALNFPENHPARDMQDTFFVQRNPDQLLRTHTTSVQISTCTAQAPPIRSIAIGRVFRKEAISARSHCFFHQVDGMYIHTDVTFSDLKGTIYHFVEAMFGPATKLRFRASYFPFTEPSAEVDINCRLCQGKGCTVCKYSGWVEILGAGMIDPNVLTNCHIDPEQYSGFAFGMGIERIAMLHYQIDDLRLFSENHLAFLRQFTAC; the protein is encoded by the coding sequence ATGATGATGGATCGCATTGCCCAACTGCGGGAAAAAATTGAAAGTGTAGTTATTAAAGATAAAGCAACGTTAGAAAGCTTTCGGCGCGATTTTATAAGCAAAAAAGGTAGTATTGCTGCGCTATTTGAAGCCTTTAGGCAGCTCCCTACTGAAGCAAAAAAAGCAATGGGTCCAGCGCTAAATGGCTTAAAAGAGCAAGCAGAAAAGAAGTTTAAACATGCAGCAAGCATACTAGAAGCAGCAGCTGTACCATCTACGCAGCAGCCAGTAGATGGCACCCTTCCTGCTTTTGGTGCAACCATTGGGAGCCTACATCCCTTAACCATTGTTCAAAACAAGATTATCTCCATATTTCAGCGCATTGGTTTTAACCTTGCAGAGGGGCCAGAAATTGTAGGAGACTGGCATAACTTTACTGCATTAAACTTTCCTGAAAACCATCCTGCACGGGATATGCAGGATACATTCTTTGTGCAGCGTAATCCAGATCAGCTGTTGCGCACACATACCACTTCTGTGCAGATTTCAACATGTACTGCCCAAGCGCCTCCCATTCGATCTATTGCGATAGGACGTGTCTTTAGAAAGGAGGCCATCTCTGCACGATCGCATTGTTTTTTTCATCAAGTAGATGGGATGTATATCCATACAGACGTCACCTTTAGTGACCTAAAGGGTACCATCTATCATTTTGTCGAAGCCATGTTTGGTCCAGCAACCAAGCTGCGCTTTAGGGCTTCTTATTTCCCCTTTACAGAGCCAAGTGCAGAGGTAGATATAAACTGTAGGTTATGCCAAGGGAAAGGATGTACGGTTTGTAAGTATTCAGGCTGGGTGGAGATATTGGGTGCAGGTATGATCGACCCTAATGTCTTAACCAATTGCCATATCGACCCTGAACAGTATAGTGGTTTTGCTTTTGGAATGGGCATAGAACGCATAGCCATGCTACATTACCAAATTGATGACCTGCGATTGTTCTCTGAAAATCATCTTGCCTTTTTACGTCAATTTACAGCTTGTTAG
- the ruvC gene encoding crossover junction endodeoxyribonuclease RuvC yields the protein MRGRIIVGLDPGSVIMGFAIIEEAEIGNATKLIEYGVLQLKKYKGHMLRMRHIYLHMMTLFQKHAPDEVAIESIFYGTNVQSMLKLGRAQGVAIAAALACEIPVTEYAPRKVKQAVTGNGNALKEQVATMVRQLLNIPTPSNFLDASDALAVALCHSQQRLSSTAKPKSWSQFIATHPKREISTY from the coding sequence ATGCGTGGAAGAATTATTGTAGGCTTAGATCCTGGAAGTGTTATTATGGGTTTTGCTATTATTGAAGAAGCGGAAATAGGCAATGCCACAAAATTAATAGAATATGGTGTGCTGCAATTAAAAAAATACAAAGGGCATATGTTACGGATGCGCCATATCTATTTACATATGATGACTTTATTTCAAAAGCATGCGCCAGATGAAGTAGCCATTGAGTCCATTTTCTATGGTACCAATGTACAATCTATGCTTAAGTTAGGCAGGGCACAAGGGGTAGCGATTGCAGCAGCCTTAGCTTGCGAAATACCGGTTACAGAATATGCACCACGTAAGGTAAAACAAGCGGTAACAGGAAATGGAAATGCTTTAAAAGAGCAAGTTGCTACTATGGTGCGCCAGCTACTGAACATACCCACCCCATCGAATTTTTTAGATGCTTCAGATGCGCTAGCAGTAGCTTTATGCCACAGCCAACAACGTCTATCTTCCACTGCTAAGCCTAAAAGCTGGTCGCAATTTATAGCTACGCACCCGAAGCGAGAAATATCCACTTATTAA
- a CDS encoding sodium:solute symporter family protein has translation MTLYNVPLLMVLSFLGLTLVVGLYGTQKAITFRKYAVGNKRFHTTTLVITVLATACGGGMLMRELPNIYKYGIHHIAFLLIINAMKDYIISLLGFRMGPFMTHFSIAETIGSVYGKYPRVIAALLSICFSIGVVAIQINVMSLAIGMCIESIDPRIVTVPATLILIVYSMFGGVRSVTITDILQFITIPIIILLIIKFVFVKIDKSFLEVALLIQKQEKFQFSRLFQFDKKLLTVFLNSLWYGFFLYPPVIQRVYMSSGPIQAHKVFLRFTRFKVIILGCIALISVLVFIGDPTLPLTAIWPYILADILPVYKGCLVIGLLAMAMSTVDSSLHTASIMVSHDIVESIRGVKSVSYVHQLRLAKLTTLVLGLLAMTVTIYYPDLFKLTNFALTFLISFFVIAVIPPFILAVFGFRGSTRTALIGIATGTLVYFYSERWIEPAIGIPFKFFALIANGLAMIAAHYLLSQPADKGWTGNNNQQKRMQQLIRVFKKYKKSIELE, from the coding sequence ATGACACTGTATAATGTTCCCCTTCTAATGGTATTGTCCTTTTTAGGATTAACCCTAGTAGTAGGCCTTTACGGCACCCAAAAGGCCATTACATTCCGCAAATATGCTGTGGGCAATAAGCGGTTTCACACAACTACTTTAGTGATTACAGTCTTGGCCACAGCTTGTGGAGGAGGAATGCTAATGCGTGAGTTACCTAATATCTACAAGTACGGTATACATCATATAGCCTTTTTACTTATTATAAATGCAATGAAGGACTATATAATCAGCCTACTGGGGTTTCGTATGGGTCCATTTATGACGCACTTTTCTATTGCGGAGACAATAGGTAGCGTATATGGTAAGTATCCAAGAGTTATTGCCGCTTTATTAAGTATCTGTTTCTCTATTGGTGTGGTTGCCATTCAAATCAATGTAATGTCCTTGGCCATTGGCATGTGTATAGAGTCGATTGACCCGCGTATCGTGACCGTTCCAGCAACTTTAATCCTTATTGTCTATTCTATGTTTGGAGGTGTTCGTTCCGTTACCATTACTGATATATTACAATTTATAACCATTCCTATTATTATTCTCCTTATTATTAAGTTTGTATTTGTAAAAATAGACAAATCATTTTTAGAGGTTGCATTGCTGATACAAAAGCAAGAAAAATTTCAGTTTAGTAGACTCTTCCAATTTGATAAAAAACTATTGACTGTTTTTTTGAATAGCCTATGGTATGGATTCTTTCTATATCCCCCAGTCATACAAAGAGTCTATATGTCTTCTGGTCCCATTCAAGCCCACAAGGTTTTCTTGCGTTTCACACGTTTTAAAGTTATTATATTGGGGTGTATCGCATTGATTAGCGTACTTGTTTTTATAGGGGATCCAACGCTACCGCTAACAGCAATTTGGCCATACATCCTGGCTGATATATTACCTGTTTATAAAGGATGCTTGGTCATTGGTTTATTAGCGATGGCTATGTCCACAGTTGATTCTAGCTTACACACGGCTTCCATTATGGTCAGCCATGATATAGTGGAAAGCATTCGAGGTGTAAAAAGCGTCTCCTATGTGCACCAGCTTCGACTGGCTAAATTAACTACACTAGTGCTTGGCCTATTGGCTATGACCGTAACGATTTACTATCCTGATCTATTTAAATTAACTAATTTTGCGCTTACCTTTCTTATATCCTTTTTTGTAATTGCAGTAATCCCTCCTTTTATTTTAGCTGTTTTTGGTTTTCGAGGCAGCACGCGTACAGCTTTGATTGGCATAGCTACAGGTACACTCGTCTATTTCTATTCGGAAAGATGGATTGAACCCGCTATAGGCATACCTTTTAAATTTTTTGCATTGATAGCCAATGGTCTTGCTATGATCGCTGCGCACTATCTACTCTCACAACCAGCTGATAAGGGGTGGACTGGGAACAACAATCAACAGAAAAGAATGCAGCAGCTGATACGGGTGTTTAAAAAATATAAAAAAAGTATAGAATTGGAGTAA
- a CDS encoding DNA topoisomerase IV subunit B yields the protein MAIPNYTEANIRSLAWQEHLRLRPGMYIGKLGDGSLPDDGIYILIKEVIDNSVDEFVIGYGKKIEIKIAPDNQVSIRDFGRGIPLGKLVDCVAKINTGGKYDSQAFQKSVGLNGVGIKAVNALSAYCKVQSFRDGLTKSTTFSAGVLLEESEILATDEPNGTHVTFKPDGTIFKEFAFIPEYIAEQIAHYTFLNTGLIFNLNGKKYHSKGGLLDLLQAKTAIESHAYPIIHLKKQDIELALTHHHTLSSEAYYTFVNGQFTPQGGSHLNGLKEAIVQTIRGFYKKEFDATDIRAGLIAALSIKVQEPIFESQTKTKLGSQQMSPEGPTIRSFIIAFIKSELDNYLHKNPAIAEIVQKRILQSEHERKETAGIKKLVHEKTKKANLHNKKLRDCHVHFNAKHPNRADSTIFITEGNSASGSITKSRNVETQAVFSLRGKPLNCFGQSKKLVYENEEFNLLQHALNIANGPDGLRYNKIVIATDADVDGMHIRLLILTYFLQFFPELVYSGHLYILETPLFRVRNRKTTHYCYNEQEKEAAIQSLGAQPEITRFKGLGEISPDEFAHFIGAAIRLVPVTPATHSTLEALLTFYMGKNTPERRNFIINNLKIENNLPSI from the coding sequence ATGGCCATTCCTAATTACACAGAAGCTAATATCCGCTCCCTAGCCTGGCAAGAACACCTCCGGCTGCGTCCTGGTATGTATATTGGCAAATTGGGAGACGGTAGTTTACCAGATGATGGCATCTACATACTGATCAAAGAGGTTATTGACAATAGTGTAGATGAGTTTGTAATAGGCTATGGAAAAAAAATTGAAATAAAAATCGCTCCAGACAATCAGGTTTCTATTCGGGACTTTGGAAGGGGCATCCCACTCGGCAAACTAGTAGACTGTGTAGCTAAAATCAATACAGGCGGTAAATATGATAGCCAAGCTTTTCAAAAGTCTGTAGGTTTAAATGGCGTGGGTATAAAAGCAGTTAATGCCCTTTCAGCATATTGTAAAGTGCAATCTTTTCGAGATGGTTTAACCAAGTCAACCACTTTTTCCGCTGGGGTACTGTTAGAAGAGTCAGAAATCCTGGCCACTGATGAGCCAAATGGAACCCATGTCACCTTTAAACCAGATGGCACCATTTTCAAAGAATTTGCTTTTATACCTGAATATATAGCAGAACAAATAGCCCATTACACCTTTTTAAACACAGGGCTTATCTTTAACCTAAATGGTAAAAAATACCATTCTAAAGGTGGACTTTTGGATTTACTGCAAGCCAAAACAGCCATTGAAAGCCATGCTTACCCGATTATCCATTTAAAAAAACAAGATATTGAGCTAGCCCTAACACACCACCATACACTTTCCAGTGAGGCTTATTATACTTTCGTCAATGGGCAATTTACTCCCCAAGGAGGGAGCCATTTAAATGGTTTAAAAGAAGCCATTGTACAAACCATAAGAGGGTTTTATAAAAAAGAGTTTGACGCCACAGATATCCGCGCAGGATTAATAGCTGCACTTTCCATTAAGGTGCAAGAGCCAATTTTTGAATCCCAAACCAAAACAAAGCTTGGTTCACAGCAGATGAGCCCTGAAGGACCAACCATTCGTAGCTTCATTATTGCTTTTATCAAAAGCGAATTAGATAATTACCTACACAAAAACCCAGCCATAGCTGAAATAGTACAAAAACGCATTTTACAGTCTGAGCATGAACGTAAAGAAACAGCTGGTATTAAAAAGTTGGTCCATGAAAAAACAAAAAAAGCCAATCTACATAATAAAAAACTAAGAGATTGCCATGTTCATTTCAACGCGAAGCATCCCAATCGGGCTGATAGTACCATTTTTATTACAGAAGGTAACTCTGCAAGCGGTTCTATTACTAAATCCCGTAATGTTGAAACACAAGCCGTATTTTCATTACGGGGCAAACCATTAAACTGCTTTGGGCAATCTAAAAAACTGGTTTATGAAAATGAAGAGTTTAATCTATTGCAGCATGCTTTAAATATTGCGAATGGACCAGATGGATTGCGTTATAACAAAATCGTTATTGCCACAGATGCTGATGTAGATGGTATGCATATCCGGTTGCTTATATTAACTTACTTTCTACAATTTTTTCCAGAATTAGTCTATAGTGGGCATCTCTATATACTAGAAACACCTCTTTTTAGAGTACGCAATAGAAAGACAACCCATTATTGTTACAACGAACAGGAAAAAGAGGCAGCCATACAGTCACTGGGCGCACAACCTGAAATCACCCGTTTTAAGGGACTAGGGGAGATATCTCCTGATGAATTTGCACATTTTATAGGCGCAGCGATTCGACTGGTTCCTGTAACACCAGCTACCCATAGCACTTTAGAGGCCTTATTAACCTTTTATATGGGCAAAAACACGCCAGAGCGGCGGAATTTCATTATCAACAATCTTAAGATAGAGAACAACCTACCGAGCATATAG
- a CDS encoding M20/M25/M40 family metallo-hydrolase, with the protein MKTYISVLTFICFITLIAYKCKFFTHKKEAGSIQDIHAETITANNLRRHINHLVGEIGPRNIEDQAHYQKLDQAATYIQEVIKSIGYEPNVYPYVAEYNDQKFTVKNIEMVVQGSNPSNGSIVVGAHYDTVLYSPGADDNTSSVAAGLEMIRHLCSLDPKKIKKTIKFVFFPNEEAPYSLDQQTRKPFGTNMGSVVYAKQARAKDDPIIGMICLESIGYYSDEPGSQQYPWILKWLKYFYSDKGNFLMCVGNRKSKQFLDRFVSYYKQNAHAFPMHYNSLPECKYTRDIGRSDHKSFWLQGYPAFMITDTANFRNHRYHTKDDTPDSINYSCLAKVTKQLEPNASTYGLTR; encoded by the coding sequence ATGAAAACCTATATAAGTGTACTAACCTTTATATGTTTTATTACACTAATCGCATACAAATGTAAATTTTTTACACATAAAAAAGAGGCAGGCAGCATACAAGATATACATGCAGAAACAATCACTGCTAATAATCTACGTAGACATATCAACCACTTAGTAGGCGAAATTGGGCCACGCAATATAGAAGACCAAGCACATTACCAAAAATTAGATCAAGCAGCTACCTATATTCAAGAAGTTATAAAAAGTATTGGATATGAACCAAATGTTTATCCATATGTAGCAGAATATAATGATCAAAAGTTCACAGTAAAAAACATAGAGATGGTTGTTCAAGGCAGCAATCCATCAAATGGATCTATTGTAGTAGGCGCACATTACGATACAGTTCTCTATTCTCCAGGAGCAGATGACAATACCTCTAGCGTCGCTGCCGGATTGGAAATGATAAGACACCTGTGTAGCCTAGACCCGAAAAAAATCAAAAAAACCATAAAATTCGTATTTTTCCCCAATGAAGAGGCGCCTTACAGTTTAGATCAGCAAACAAGAAAGCCTTTCGGTACAAACATGGGGAGTGTTGTATATGCAAAACAAGCAAGGGCAAAAGATGATCCCATCATAGGCATGATATGTCTAGAAAGCATAGGCTATTACAGCGATGAACCAGGCAGCCAGCAGTATCCTTGGATATTGAAATGGTTAAAGTATTTTTATTCAGACAAAGGAAATTTTTTAATGTGTGTTGGCAATAGAAAGTCAAAACAATTTCTAGATAGATTCGTTTCCTATTACAAACAAAATGCCCATGCATTTCCTATGCATTACAACAGTTTACCAGAATGTAAATATACAAGGGACATTGGAAGATCTGATCATAAATCTTTTTGGTTGCAAGGCTATCCTGCTTTTATGATCACAGATACTGCTAATTTTAGAAACCATCGGTACCACACCAAAGACGATACACCCGATTCAATAAACTATAGCTGTTTAGCCAAAGTAACAAAACAGCTTGAGCCTAACGCTAGCACATATGGCCTTACAAGATAG
- the uppS gene encoding polyprenyl diphosphate synthase, translating to MADKKKTSSFIAAIVSSKVFLICMLPFILLPGYTSSSNEINKLPSLQKKPKHIAIIMDGNGRWGKKEKGDRSYGHKNAKKAVNEAITGCLEQGISHLTLYAFSTENWNRPEQEIKTIFNVIAESIAENINLFTEHNIRFDVVGDKAGIPNFCWDKLEEVIALTRHNTALHLTVAINYGGKAESVTASETLAKKLVIKMVNDFLNQGFSKNSRFEDFIKFAHDYQVKITPAIYQACLNTRELPDIDLLIRTGGKKRISNFLPWQSAYSELYFTDLYWPDFKKEHLIDALIFFQKQQRNFGAIA from the coding sequence ATGGCAGACAAAAAAAAAACAAGTTCCTTTATTGCAGCAATTGTATCCAGCAAGGTCTTTCTAATTTGCATGCTGCCATTTATACTACTTCCTGGATATACTTCTTCTTCAAATGAAATAAACAAATTGCCTAGCCTACAAAAAAAACCAAAGCATATTGCCATTATTATGGATGGCAACGGCAGATGGGGAAAAAAAGAAAAAGGAGATCGATCTTATGGGCATAAAAATGCAAAAAAAGCTGTAAATGAGGCAATAACTGGCTGTTTAGAGCAAGGGATTTCGCATTTAACCCTCTATGCTTTTTCCACTGAAAATTGGAATCGACCCGAGCAAGAAATAAAAACTATTTTTAACGTGATTGCTGAAAGCATTGCTGAGAATATCAACCTTTTTACTGAACATAACATTAGATTCGATGTGGTAGGGGACAAAGCAGGGATACCTAATTTTTGCTGGGATAAATTAGAAGAGGTAATAGCGCTTACAAGACATAACACTGCGTTACACTTAACAGTTGCCATTAACTATGGAGGGAAAGCAGAATCAGTAACTGCCTCCGAGACTCTTGCGAAGAAGCTTGTCATTAAAATGGTTAATGATTTTTTAAATCAAGGGTTTAGTAAAAATTCGCGTTTTGAAGATTTTATAAAATTTGCTCATGATTATCAGGTCAAGATTACACCAGCCATCTATCAAGCGTGTTTAAATACAAGAGAATTACCTGATATTGACCTGCTCATACGTACAGGTGGAAAAAAACGGATAAGCAATTTTTTACCCTGGCAGTCTGCTTATTCAGAACTGTATTTTACAGACTTATATTGGCCGGATTTCAAAAAAGAACATCTTATAGACGCCTTAATCTTCTTTCAAAAGCAACAGCGGAATTTTGGTGCCATTGCATAA
- the tmk gene encoding dTMP kinase, with amino-acid sequence MENIINPKQRDPFILVIEGVDFSGKTTLAHQIQSSLIEQSYRVKLLHDPKGSKNSAEIWKTILTIKKENASPITEFFLFLAARHELIHKEALVDGMDVIIFDRFIFSTIAYQLTHQPHYWAPFLTTHRIFSGLMPDLCIYCDVDFQTFQLRNQNRSESQQDTFDQMTQKRFEAIQQAYQQAFQLKICPYLEHKQQDGDVAELIKDIIAHI; translated from the coding sequence ATGGAAAATATAATAAACCCTAAACAACGTGACCCATTTATTCTAGTTATTGAAGGCGTAGACTTTTCTGGGAAAACAACCTTAGCCCACCAAATTCAATCCAGCTTAATAGAGCAATCTTACCGTGTAAAGTTGCTACATGATCCTAAAGGAAGCAAAAATTCAGCAGAGATTTGGAAAACAATTTTAACCATTAAAAAAGAAAATGCTAGCCCTATTACAGAATTTTTTCTCTTTTTAGCAGCACGGCATGAACTGATCCATAAAGAAGCATTAGTAGATGGCATGGATGTGATCATCTTTGATCGGTTTATTTTTTCTACTATAGCCTATCAACTAACGCATCAACCCCATTATTGGGCGCCTTTTTTAACTACACATCGTATTTTTTCTGGTCTGATGCCAGATCTATGTATATATTGTGATGTGGACTTTCAAACCTTCCAATTGCGCAACCAGAACAGAAGCGAAAGTCAGCAGGATACTTTTGATCAAATGACCCAAAAACGCTTTGAAGCCATTCAACAGGCTTACCAACAAGCGTTTCAACTGAAAATATGTCCTTATCTTGAGCATAAGCAACAGGATGGTGATGTTGCTGAATTAATCAAAGATATTATAGCACATATTTAG